From the genome of Vicia villosa cultivar HV-30 ecotype Madison, WI linkage group LG2, Vvil1.0, whole genome shotgun sequence, one region includes:
- the LOC131653310 gene encoding kunitz trypsin inhibitor 5-like → MKPSILAFCIIFLVFICKTIAAPEPVLDISGKKVIAGVKYYILPVIRGSGGGLTVANVSNLNSNNDTCPLFAIQEKLEVKNGEPVTFTPYNAKQGVILTSTDLNIKSYVTTTCPQTQVWKLRKVLSGVWFLSAWGEEGNPGIQTIFNWFKIEKAGKDYVFSSCPSVCKCQTLCRELGLYVDDNGIKHLALSDQVPSFKVVFKRA, encoded by the coding sequence ATGAAGCCTTCAATCTTAGCATTTTGCATCATTTTTTTAGTTTTCATTTGCAAAACTATTGCTGCACCTGAACCAGTCCTAGACATCTCAGGTAAGAAAGTCATAGCAGGTGTCAAATACTACATTTTACCAGTCATAAGAGGCAGTGGTGGTGGTTTGACAGTTGCAAATGTAAGCAACCTCAACAGCAACAATGATACATGCCCCCTTTTTGCTATTCAAGAGAAGCTTGAAGTAAAGAATGGTGAACCAGTTACTTTCACACCTTATAATGCTAAACAAGGTGTGATTCTAACTTCAACTGATCTCAACATTAAATCCTATGTAACAACTACATGTCCTCAAACACAAGTTTGGAAGCTTCGTAAGGTTTTGTCAGGGGTGTGGTTTTTGAGTGCTTGGGGTGAAGAAGGTAATCCAGgtattcaaacaattttcaattgGTTCAAAATTGAGAAAGCTGGCAAAGATTATGTGTTTTCTTCTTGTCCTTCAGTTTGTAAGTGTCAGACTTTATGTAGGGAATTAGGgttatatgttgatgataatgGGATTAAGCACTTAGCTCTTAGTGATCAAGTTCCATCATTTAAGGTTGTGTTTAAAAGAGCTTAA